DNA from Eucalyptus grandis isolate ANBG69807.140 chromosome 5, ASM1654582v1, whole genome shotgun sequence:
GGGACGACGTGGTGGCCGGGCCTCAGCCGGAACGCGGCCTCGGGAAGCTCcggaagctcaccaccaagccCGTCGTCATCGTCAAAGGTCGGTCGACTCGACCCATCATCTTCTTGAAACGAGATCTCCGCTGTGTAAAAATGGCGGAAGCACGTTCTTGATGAAGTGGAGTGAACCTTTAGTCTTGTTTGGATTCACTTTCTACGTTGATATTGCACTATGAAACGCAGTGAGACTGACGTTGCTGGTTTTTTTCCATGTGGGCGTGTGTGCAGAAGGGGAAGGGGAGAGCAGCAAGTACCAGCGGTCGACGTCGATGCCGGCGAGCCCCGGGACGCCGGCGACcccgacgacgccgacgacgccCGCGGCGGTAGCGGCGAGGAAGGAGAACGTGTGGAGGAGCGTGTTCCACCCGGGGAGCAACCTGGCGACCAAGTCCATGGGGGGCCAGCTCTTCGACAAGCCCATGCCCAACTCCCCCACCGTCTACGACTGGTACGTACGTACGTAACGTGGATGTTTGCACCatcccccttccccttccctccTCCATGCA
Protein-coding regions in this window:
- the LOC104445252 gene encoding dormancy-associated protein 1, with protein sequence MVLLEKLWDDVVAGPQPERGLGKLRKLTTKPVVIVKEGEGESSKYQRSTSMPASPGTPATPTTPTTPAAVAARKENVWRSVFHPGSNLATKSMGGQLFDKPMPNSPTVYDWLYSDDTRSKHR